The following is a genomic window from Bacteroidia bacterium.
GCGCAGCAGCAATATCGCCGGACCGGGCGCGGGCGCATACAGTGTGCTCAATCCCATTTCATCCGATGAAATTCTCCAGCCGGGATTGGCGCGCGAATTCCGCATCCGCTTTGCGCCGGCTTCCGAAGCCGACGGCACTGTGGAAGCGACCTTGTTCATCGCCAGCGACGCGCCGCTGCAGCCGGTTACCGAATTGCGCCTGAGCGGTGAGCGCCGGACGCAGATGACGTCCGGGTCCGTTTCTCTCGACCTCGGCCAGGTGATACAAGGCGCGGCGATCACACGCACGGTGACCGTTGGCAACACGGGGTCTGCGACGGTGCGTATCGGTGGTGCGGCCGGCCCGGCGGGGTGGAGTCTGAGCACCGCTGTACCGTACCTGATCCCGGCGGGGCAGAACGGCGCTGTGGACCTTCGCATCGTTCCCCAGCAGGGCGGGAGCATGCGCGACACCATTCGGCTGTTGCTCGGGCCCTGCGGCGGCGTGTACGAAGTGATTGTCACCGGCAACGCCGTGCAGCGTTTTATCGTCACCGACCTGCATCTGGGTACGTTGCCTTTCTGCCGCAGTGCCGAGGGCCTGGTGACGCTGCGCAACAACAGCGGTGCGCCGGCACGCATCGATTCACTGCGTATCACCGGGTCGCATGCCTCCCGTTTCAGCATTCTTTCCGCTCCCGCGCTGCCGCTGTGGCTGGCGCCTGCGTCGGAGCAGCAGCTCACCCTGCGCTGTACCCCGCTTGCGGACGACCGCGGCGGCATTTTCGCGACCCTGGAAGTGCACGCGGAGGTGGAAGGCGCGGGCGTGCAATTCGCTTCCACAGTGCAAGCCGAGATTCTGTCCTCGACACTCGATGCACCAAACGTCGTGGATGCCGGCGCTGCGCCGCTTGGTGACGCCACCCTGCCACAGGCCCTCGTTCTGCGCAACAACACCGCCTGGCCGCATCGCTTCGACGGTATCGCCCATGCGACTGCGCGTTTGCGCATAGACGGCGCGCTTGCCGTTACCGCGCAGCCCGGCGACAGTATCGTGCTTCAGCTCCGCGCATACCCCGATATGCCGGGCGTGCTGTACGACACTTTGATTTTGCGCTACATCGAGCCATGCGCTGCGCTGGATACCATCATCGTCCGCAGTGAGGGAACGGGCGACGTACTGCCGCTGCGCTTCAGCATCGGTACGTACAGCGGCGCGCCGGGCGACACCGTTGCTATTGCCCTGGTCATGGATCGCGACATCAGCGGTTTCCCGGTGGGAGATTGGACGGCGGGCATCGGCTTCAATCCCAGCATGCTCTATCCTCTGGATCTTGTGACCACTGGCACGATATCCTCCACGATGACGACGAGCTTCGACTGGCAGCGCGGCGAGGGCGTGGTGTCCATGCATGCAACCGGCGCACCGTCCGCGTCCGCAGGTAACATCCTGATTATCGTGCGCTGCCTTGTGCTCATCGGCAATGATATACAGACGCCGCTGGAGCCACGTTCGGTGGATTTCGCGCATCCCGTGTTGCAGGCGAGGGATATCGGCATAGGCGGTTTCACACTCGACGGCTACTGTCTCGACGAAGGACGCAGACTCGTTCGCGAGCGGGCGGGTTTCTGGCTGGGGCAGAGCGCACCGAATCCCGCTTCGAGTTCGGTGCTGCTGCCGTTTAATCTCGACACCGAAGCACAGACCACACTGAAGCTCTACGACGCCAACGGCAGGGAAGCGGGCGTCGTTGTTGAAGGAATACTCCCGGCCGGTCGCCACGAATACCGCTTCGATGTGCGCGCGTTGCCCGCGGGTTACTACCGCTGCGTCCTCACCTCCGGTGCGCATATGCTCAGCCGCGGCCTCTCCATTGTGAAATAGGTCTTTTACCGCAGAGAACGCACAAAGAGCAGAGAAGCAGGGCAGGGGATGGATATACCGTAATTTCCGCAATCCGCTAGCCGTAATTCACATCGAACGTTCACGTTATCAGATTTGACCGTAGAGAACGCAGAGAAGAATGAAAGAGGATGGATCTATCGGAATTCACGCGATCGTAAATCGTACGTCGTAAATCGTCAGTTGATTACCGTCGGTCGATGCCGTACATTATGCTGTACATGTACAGGATATCGTCATGAAAGCCATATCATATACCGCCGCAAGGCAAAACCTCGCGAAAGTGATGGAGGGCGTGTGCGGCGACAAGCAGCCGGTCATCGTTACGCGGACGAACAATCCGAGTGTGGTTGTTCTTTCGCTTGAGGAATACGAAGCGCTCGAGGAAACCGCGCATCTGCTTCGTTCGCCGAAAAACGCGCGGCGATTGCTAGAAGCAATGCTCGAACTCGAAGAGGGCCGTGGTGTGTCGCGGGAGCTGTCGGAGTGAAGCGTATCTTTGCCGAGCAGGCCTGGGAGGATTACCTGCATTGGCAGAAACATGACGACGCCATCCTCCGCCGTATCAATGATCTCATTCGCGATATACAGCGGACGCCGTTCACAGGCCTGGGCAAACCCGAGCGACTCCGGCATGCCCTGAGCGGATACTGGTCCCGCCGCATCACCGAAGAACACCGCATCGTGTATACCGTGCGCGAGGATACCGTGCTGATCGCACAGTTGCGGTATCATTATTGAGGGCGCGGTCACGGGGAAGCGTGGGACACAAAATGGGTAAGCCGGACACCGCTCGGGCCGGAAACAAGTTCCTGACTGTGCGTGTCAAAGCGTGTAGCGACGTTGCATGTTAGCGACGTTGCAATCATCGTCTGTTGCGTCTGATAAGCTGATTCCGTACCTTCCCTTTAAGATATTTATACCGCTTTGGAGGTATTTACGCATGTGGCATCCGATACAGCGCTGCTCCGCGGTTCATTCCCCTGAACTTCCCCACCGAGCAAAGCCAGATTCTGAGCGCAGCATGAGATATTTCATCCTGGTGTTGCTGTGCCTGTTGTGCCAACCGCTTGACGCCCAGCAATGGGAGCGCTTGCTGCTGAATGGCGGGCAACTCGATGGCTTTGCTCAAAATCCATATAACGAAAAGGAGATACTGGCGTATGCAAGATGGTATCATATGTATCTCTCACACGATGGCGGCTTGACTTGGAAAGCCATAAAACATGAGAATCTGCCTTTCGACATTGATTTTAATGATATCACTTTCGATCGGCTGTCTAGGATCTACGTAATCACGAAGAATGGAGTCTGGCGATCGGCCGATCAGGGGAGGAGTTGGAGCCTCCTCGATGCTCCAAATGGAAACAGATATTTTCCCAGTAGTCGGGTGAGAATCAGTATGGATGGCACGATCGTGATCTCGAATACGATCAATTACTCACTCCTCGTTTCCAGAGACGACGGCACCTCATGGCAGGATATTCGTCCTCCAGGTAAATCGTATGTATACACATTGTATCTCCATAGCACCAATCCTGAGATTATTTTACTTCAAAAGCTGAATTCCACGGTTCGGTCACTTGACGGGGGTAAAACCTGGTCCGAATTTGACGTTCCGGCGGCAAGTCGGTCATCATATATATCCTCCATTAGAGACGACAAACTGTTGTTTCGCATCTTCACTGGAAGAGAGAACGTGCTTCTCTACGAGAGTACGGACACAGCGCGGACATGGCACGCTGTTACCATCGATACGGTCAAGGTTCACGGCTACGATTGCGAGAGATTCGGCATCGAAGGGAAAATTTTCTGCTTCCGGGATTCAATTATCTTCATGCAGCCGTGTTACGTCCCTCTGCGATCCACGGATACCGGGAAGACGTTTATTCAGCTTTCGGAAATACAGTTTATCGATATCGTGCAAGTGGGAGAGGAACTCGTCGCTCTGCATCCGATGCACGGTGTTCAGCGGTCGTTGGATTATGGCGACACGTGGATGCCTGTGCCCGGTCAACCGGATCTGTTGCGTTTCGGCGATATCGAATATGCTCATGCCAGAGGCGATACGATGTTCGCGCTGGTGTCGGACAGGTTGGGTGAAAGCGACAGAACGAGCTATGTTTTGGAAAGCGACGACGGCGGATATACATGGTACACATTGTTCGAAACGGAATCCGCGTACGATTTGCAGGTCGATGCCGGCAGTCCCGCGCGATACTACCTGCATGCGCAGACGACGGACGGTACGTACGCCCTGATTTCGGGCGTGGCTGGCCAGACAGCGCCGGATACACTGCTCCTGACGAGATCGGTACCTCGACCAACGGACCTTTTTCCTCCCAGAACCTTCCGTTGCATCCCCTCTGAGCGCTTTCCAGGTTGGATCTATGCATCGAAGCATACGTCGTCCTTCGGGTGGTCGTCCGATCGCGGCGTCACCTGGCAGTGGCGGTCGTTGCCGATCAGCATCTCCGGCGTCGCTCCCTGGCCGTCGCAAATCGATCCGCAGCGCATCCTGATTGCGGCCAAGGAAGCGGACCCGCTCACCGTCGGGTACGCGGGACTCTATCTCACGGAGGATGGCGGCGCAACATTCCAATACGTGAACGCCGATGAAGCGTTGGGTGCGTATTGCCACCGGCAGTTGTTCGTCACAGAGACGGACCGCATCTTTCATCGCTATCCTCCCGATACCAGCTCAACGGATTACGGACGCAGTTGGTCGGCGTTCAGGGATGGATTTCTTGATCCGCCAACGACGATGCAGAAATTCCAGACGCATGGCAACGTCCTGGCGGAAACCGATGTGGGTATGTATATCGTCGACGGCGAGCGCTGGCGCCTTCTTCGCGATCCGAGTGGCGCATCCGTTTGGAACAGGGAGATGCATGAGATGACAACATCAAAAAAGATATATGTGGATCTCGATGGACGGCATCTGTACGTGCTCATCCCCGTCCATGGCCTCTACCGCTGCGAGATTGATCAAACGACGGGAATAGGAAGTGATGAGCATCCCGTCACACGCGACTTCGTTCTCGGCGTATATCCCAATCCGGCGAGGGACAATGTTAGCTTCCGATGGCGGGATGCTTCATCAGTCCCGGGCGTATTGCACGTGTACGATCTTCTTGGCAGGATGGTATGGCAATACCAACCGATGACGGGACTCAACATGGCAACGTGGAATCTGAAGGACCTCGGGCATACGCGTGTACCACCGGGTGTGTATCTCGTACGAACGAAATCGAACAAGTCCACGTCGTCGCGAATGTTTATTGTGCGCTAAGCACGCAACGTCTCTTGGCCTTGTCAAGACAATTCCGTATCTTTTCTTTAAGATATTTATACCGGCTTGGAGGTATTTACGCATGTGGCATCCGATACAGCGCTGCTCCGCGGTTCATTCGCCCGAACTCCCTCTCCGAGCAAAGCCAGACTGTGAACGTACCATGAGATATTTCATCCTGGTGTTGCTTTGCCTGTTGTGCCAACCCCTTGCCGCGCAGCAATGGGAGCGCTTGCC
Proteins encoded in this region:
- a CDS encoding T9SS type A sorting domain-containing protein; translated protein: MDGTIVISNTINYSLLVSRDDGTSWQDIRPPGKSYVYTLYLHSTNPEIILLQKLNSTVRSLDGGKTWSEFDVPAASRSSYISSIRDDKLLFRIFTGRENVLLYESTDTARTWHAVTIDTVKVHGYDCERFGIEGKIFCFRDSIIFMQPCYVPLRSTDTGKTFIQLSEIQFIDIVQVGEELVALHPMHGVQRSLDYGDTWMPVPGQPDLLRFGDIEYAHARGDTMFALVSDRLGESDRTSYVLESDDGGYTWYTLFETESAYDLQVDAGSPARYYLHAQTTDGTYALISGVAGQTAPDTLLLTRSVPRPTDLFPPRTFRCIPSERFPGWIYASKHTSSFGWSSDRGVTWQWRSLPISISGVAPWPSQIDPQRILIAAKEADPLTVGYAGLYLTEDGGATFQYVNADEALGAYCHRQLFVTETDRIFHRYPPDTSSTDYGRSWSAFRDGFLDPPTTMQKFQTHGNVLAETDVGMYIVDGERWRLLRDPSGASVWNREMHEMTTSKKIYVDLDGRHLYVLIPVHGLYRCEIDQTTGIGSDEHPVTRDFVLGVYPNPARDNVSFRWRDASSVPGVLHVYDLLGRMVWQYQPMTGLNMATWNLKDLGHTRVPPGVYLVRTKSNKSTSSRMFIVR
- a CDS encoding Txe/YoeB family addiction module toxin — protein: MKRIFAEQAWEDYLHWQKHDDAILRRINDLIRDIQRTPFTGLGKPERLRHALSGYWSRRITEEHRIVYTVREDTVLIAQLRYHY
- a CDS encoding type II toxin-antitoxin system prevent-host-death family antitoxin, with amino-acid sequence MKAISYTAARQNLAKVMEGVCGDKQPVIVTRTNNPSVVVLSLEEYEALEETAHLLRSPKNARRLLEAMLELEEGRGVSRELSE